In Fibrobacter sp. UWB15, the following proteins share a genomic window:
- the gap gene encoding type I glyceraldehyde-3-phosphate dehydrogenase yields the protein MALKLGINGFGRIGRMVFRAAVENFSNDIKVVGINDLLDADYLAYMLKYDSVHGAFNHDIKVEGNFLIVDGNKIQIFAEKDPSAITWGALDVDVVVESTGFFLTEELASAHLKAGAKKVIMSAPSKDATPMFVYGVNHKTYAGQKIISNASCTTNCLAPISKVLDEKFGIVRGLMTTVHAATATQKTVDGPSKKDWRGGRGILENIIPSSTGAAKAVGKVLPQLNGKLTGMSMRVPTSDVSVVDLTVELKKACTYEEICAAMKEASEGELKGILGYTDEAVVSTDFRNCPKTSIFDAKAGIQLDPTFVKVVSWYDNEWGYSNKVCEMARVIAK from the coding sequence ATGGCTCTCAAACTCGGTATCAATGGTTTCGGTCGTATCGGCCGTATGGTGTTCCGCGCTGCTGTGGAAAACTTCTCTAACGACATCAAGGTTGTCGGTATCAACGACCTTCTCGACGCTGACTACCTCGCTTACATGCTGAAGTATGACTCCGTCCACGGCGCTTTCAACCACGACATCAAGGTGGAAGGCAACTTCCTCATCGTCGATGGCAACAAGATTCAGATCTTCGCCGAAAAGGATCCGTCCGCAATCACTTGGGGTGCCCTCGATGTTGACGTCGTTGTGGAATCCACCGGCTTCTTCCTGACCGAAGAACTCGCTTCTGCTCACCTCAAGGCTGGTGCTAAGAAGGTGATCATGTCTGCTCCGTCCAAGGACGCAACTCCGATGTTCGTCTATGGTGTTAACCACAAGACCTACGCTGGCCAGAAGATCATCTCCAACGCTTCCTGCACCACCAACTGCCTTGCCCCGATTTCCAAGGTTCTCGATGAAAAGTTCGGCATCGTCCGTGGCCTCATGACCACCGTTCACGCTGCAACTGCTACTCAGAAGACCGTTGACGGCCCGTCCAAGAAGGACTGGCGCGGTGGCCGTGGCATCCTCGAAAACATCATCCCGTCTTCTACGGGTGCTGCTAAGGCCGTGGGTAAGGTTCTCCCGCAGCTCAACGGCAAGCTCACCGGTATGTCTATGCGCGTTCCGACTTCCGACGTGTCCGTTGTTGACCTGACTGTCGAACTCAAGAAGGCTTGCACTTACGAAGAAATCTGCGCTGCCATGAAGGAAGCTTCTGAAGGCGAACTCAAGGGCATCCTCGGTTACACCGACGAAGCCGTTGTTTCTACCGACTTCCGCAACTGCCCGAAGACCTCCATCTTCGACGCCAAGGCCGGTATCCAGCTCGACCCGACTTTCGTTAAGGTTGTGTCCTGGTACGATAACGAATGGGGCTACAGCAACAAGGTTTGCGAAATGGCCCGCGTGATCGCCAAGTAA
- a CDS encoding FISUMP domain-containing protein yields MKIFKSALALSVLLTMLVACGDDSSSSVSPDSGASISDGNESSSSNKDGSSSSQKNSKNSSSSVDKKSSSSEQGNSSVGGKSSSSSAVKSSSSFKLEPVCEDGETTIDEAFGMYIYETCRDGFWDADSSKSKSVVDSLAAIEKNKEHPNMDSLFAGYDGEYFEFEDSRDGHKYKYIEFHGYTDDIGSHATFYVMAENLNYGKMVPSGTTKFDDNVTEKLCYVDDEWFCDNHFGGLYSWAEAMNLPKVCDSVDIESNDACKALSEENKRTLGSDYLNIRWQGICPEGWHIMNRREWLYTRGDIRSQILWEKNAGRNAGGLAIIPTGNGYTGIHEYTYMWLPAVEDKYTYTSSFTKSSSETSVIKWGRDSFQSVRCVMDANNSLSEN; encoded by the coding sequence GTGAAGATTTTTAAAAGCGCCCTTGCCCTGTCTGTTCTCCTGACGATGCTTGTTGCATGCGGAGACGATTCTTCCTCTTCAGTGTCCCCTGATTCGGGTGCTTCTATAAGCGACGGCAACGAATCTAGTTCGTCGAACAAAGACGGTTCCTCGTCATCTCAAAAAAATTCGAAAAATTCCAGTTCCTCGGTGGACAAGAAATCCTCAAGCTCTGAACAGGGAAATAGCTCTGTAGGTGGTAAGAGCAGTAGCTCGTCGGCGGTGAAGTCGAGTAGTAGTTTCAAACTCGAACCAGTTTGCGAAGATGGCGAAACTACCATTGATGAAGCTTTTGGTATGTATATTTATGAGACATGTAGGGACGGCTTTTGGGACGCTGATTCATCGAAAAGTAAAAGTGTTGTAGATTCCCTTGCCGCAATCGAGAAAAACAAGGAACATCCGAATATGGATAGCTTGTTTGCCGGTTACGATGGTGAATACTTCGAATTTGAAGATTCGCGTGATGGCCATAAGTACAAGTACATAGAATTTCATGGCTATACGGACGATATCGGTAGCCATGCGACGTTTTACGTGATGGCAGAAAACCTGAATTATGGCAAGATGGTCCCTAGCGGTACGACAAAATTTGACGACAATGTGACAGAAAAATTGTGCTATGTAGACGATGAGTGGTTCTGTGATAACCATTTTGGTGGACTTTACTCCTGGGCAGAGGCTATGAATTTGCCAAAGGTTTGCGATTCCGTTGATATTGAAAGTAATGACGCTTGCAAAGCTTTATCGGAAGAAAATAAAAGAACTTTGGGTAGTGATTACTTGAATATTCGTTGGCAGGGAATTTGTCCTGAGGGTTGGCATATTATGAACCGCAGAGAATGGTTGTATACTCGGGGTGATATACGTTCTCAAATTCTATGGGAAAAGAATGCGGGGCGCAATGCTGGTGGCTTGGCGATTATTCCAACTGGTAATGGATATACCGGTATACATGAGTATACGTATATGTGGCTTCCTGCGGTAGAAGATAAATATACTTATACTTCTAGTTTTACAAAAAGTTCATCTGAAACATCTGTTATTAAATGGGGAAGGGACTCGTTCCAGTCAGTCCGTTGTGTAATGGACGCTAATAACTCTTTGTCTGAAAACTAA
- a CDS encoding DUF3857 domain-containing protein, with the protein MSNPLFKKIGRIPSFCAPLFGLLFVVSLVSCAGNGQPLTESDPQSEGSQAANSGSYTDDYFNESSSAPSGSASNSTRKNAPGAIGSDGFSFTLPAGDWALVGDDDGSAHESGVPYEFYNASTGRRAVLVEIELPKGEPMRLMDRAQMEMQAFESSGKKATLAETYPEENFGGTGVFFDVAGKRYDSPYEAVGFVTGAGSRVYTLTLSATDVTPAVGELKNEWKEFFANFSMRETAASEGPELSPNNVQSFDSPTLGYTWAVKDTLWHHWTGIARQNDDPDLVLSNKAEDVSLFVYGATVESDAVSQQDLFKVLLVRLGVDPNNPTLEMHRQKVGDRYAQDFTLTHVVNKFDFYYTGRYFYDDGRGILIVSWTQGVNKKKYAKVMQHGIDGLTVGENPAAKNAAADPESAKKLAKFNAAIMSQVGILRLLENQPLVALSYFERANRMDPEEPLYLINCGFVYQMKELYGPGISHFESQRELVQKNGKLLSILGEMYEALFDYGRARECAEAALRYTPNNPEYVINLSDALWGLGQRNQSLVVVQRLYDTQPSSRLGVYLAKTYMGLDQYAEAVDILYQVRRRFGMSVELGSTLMDALMFLGRYEEARAISEETLAKDRNDYKIWTTQGKILFYSRNYRDAEKSLTKALALKPDNEDAKSFLSATKAFLGKADNRTLQKPITPVEERTKNLKGLLSESAKKQGTEGDFPAVVHYNKQTLKAEKGANWVRTDEMLMEILDIRGAAIYREFTFDFLPGFDRIYLNALEVYDSNWNLKQKANLNGAYITYATEIGGQNESQTAHFPLQELEPGDFIYLQFSRTNIENKGMIPYTDFISSKDVPVGQSSFRIYADTARFVTEEYGPLEKKAIKGGIEWKIDNPVIIRKELYMPVYRDFGAGLMLTGKQEWKNVGEDYQNLIKHQFKQAVSVREKAREVRGSKANDNAVKAIVNFVRHDIRYRDIRFGGHSLIPQTAEVTLKKHQGDCKDMALLLKEMLESIGVKSYLTAIHLTEEGFAGLPTIQQFNHMILYIPAQGQVTERWVDATDKTGNDRPVPLDMEGKVALVINDDSSHVVTTPILEDNQEHQIGIEHRLFIGNDGACEFRDSISLQGKFASVMRNRFFGRDAKEQEKLMEDFLASGIPDVSIGNIRIENLAEFNKPLALIVTYASKGYFGQNGSELKGRFPNVWERSLFKLPKVSKRHHPIRMPHETQFAYKLSVTAASGKTIKITGPKPLNRDPDYVSYEKNFDGKNSIKWTTFALYADPAEYNKIREEWTYLLSETSPMIEVK; encoded by the coding sequence ATGAGCAACCCTTTGTTTAAAAAAATTGGTCGTATACCCAGTTTTTGCGCCCCGCTGTTTGGGCTGTTATTTGTTGTTTCTTTAGTTTCTTGTGCCGGCAACGGCCAGCCGCTCACCGAATCGGACCCGCAGTCCGAAGGTTCACAGGCTGCTAATTCCGGGAGCTACACCGACGATTATTTTAACGAAAGCTCGTCCGCTCCTTCTGGCAGCGCCTCGAATTCCACCCGCAAGAACGCACCCGGCGCTATCGGGAGCGACGGATTCAGCTTTACGCTGCCCGCAGGTGACTGGGCGCTCGTGGGCGATGACGATGGGAGCGCCCACGAGAGCGGCGTCCCCTACGAATTTTACAACGCGAGCACGGGACGCCGCGCGGTCCTGGTCGAAATCGAACTCCCGAAGGGCGAACCCATGCGACTCATGGACCGCGCCCAGATGGAAATGCAGGCTTTTGAAAGCAGCGGCAAGAAGGCGACTCTCGCCGAGACCTACCCCGAAGAAAACTTTGGCGGTACCGGCGTATTCTTCGATGTCGCCGGCAAGCGCTACGACAGCCCCTACGAGGCCGTCGGCTTTGTAACAGGCGCTGGGAGCCGCGTGTACACGCTCACCCTTTCCGCAACTGATGTCACCCCGGCCGTCGGCGAACTCAAGAACGAATGGAAGGAATTCTTCGCGAACTTCAGCATGCGCGAAACTGCGGCAAGCGAGGGCCCCGAACTTTCGCCGAACAACGTGCAAAGCTTTGACTCCCCCACGCTCGGCTACACCTGGGCAGTCAAAGACACCCTCTGGCATCACTGGACAGGTATCGCCCGTCAGAACGACGACCCCGACCTGGTGCTCAGCAACAAGGCCGAAGACGTTTCGCTGTTCGTTTACGGGGCAACCGTTGAAAGCGACGCCGTCTCGCAGCAGGATTTGTTCAAGGTTCTGCTCGTGCGCCTGGGTGTCGACCCCAACAATCCCACACTTGAAATGCACCGCCAAAAGGTCGGCGACCGCTACGCGCAAGACTTTACCCTGACTCACGTGGTCAACAAGTTCGACTTCTACTATACAGGCCGCTATTTCTATGACGACGGCCGCGGAATCTTGATTGTGAGCTGGACCCAGGGCGTGAACAAGAAAAAATACGCCAAGGTCATGCAACATGGTATCGATGGCCTGACCGTGGGCGAAAATCCGGCCGCCAAGAACGCGGCCGCCGACCCCGAATCCGCCAAAAAGCTCGCCAAGTTCAACGCCGCCATCATGAGCCAGGTGGGCATTCTGCGCCTGCTCGAAAACCAGCCGCTGGTGGCGCTCAGCTACTTTGAACGCGCGAACCGCATGGACCCCGAAGAGCCTCTCTACCTGATCAACTGCGGATTCGTGTACCAGATGAAGGAACTTTACGGCCCGGGCATCAGCCACTTTGAAAGCCAGCGCGAACTGGTGCAAAAGAACGGCAAACTGCTCTCGATTTTGGGCGAAATGTACGAAGCCCTGTTCGACTACGGCCGCGCCCGCGAATGTGCCGAAGCAGCCCTCCGCTACACGCCGAACAATCCGGAATACGTAATCAACTTGAGCGACGCCCTCTGGGGACTCGGTCAGCGAAACCAGTCGCTGGTGGTGGTGCAACGCCTTTACGACACGCAGCCGAGCAGCCGCCTGGGCGTCTACCTCGCGAAAACTTACATGGGCCTTGACCAGTACGCCGAAGCCGTCGACATTCTTTACCAGGTGCGCCGCCGCTTTGGCATGAGCGTGGAACTCGGAAGCACCTTGATGGATGCCCTCATGTTCCTTGGCCGCTACGAAGAAGCCCGCGCCATTAGCGAAGAAACCTTGGCCAAGGACCGTAACGACTACAAGATTTGGACCACGCAGGGCAAAATTCTCTTTTACAGCCGCAACTACCGCGACGCCGAAAAGTCGCTCACCAAGGCACTCGCCTTAAAGCCCGATAACGAAGACGCCAAGAGTTTCCTCTCCGCCACGAAGGCATTCCTCGGCAAGGCAGACAACCGCACGCTGCAAAAGCCAATTACGCCGGTGGAAGAACGCACCAAGAACCTGAAGGGCCTCCTCAGCGAAAGCGCCAAGAAACAGGGCACCGAAGGCGACTTCCCCGCGGTTGTTCACTACAATAAGCAGACCTTGAAAGCCGAAAAGGGCGCGAACTGGGTCCGCACCGACGAAATGCTCATGGAAATCCTCGACATTCGCGGCGCCGCCATTTATCGCGAATTCACCTTCGACTTCTTGCCGGGATTCGACCGCATTTACCTGAACGCCCTCGAAGTCTACGACAGCAACTGGAACCTGAAGCAGAAGGCGAACCTGAACGGTGCCTACATTACCTACGCCACCGAAATCGGCGGCCAGAATGAATCGCAGACGGCGCATTTCCCGCTGCAGGAACTGGAGCCGGGCGACTTTATTTACCTGCAGTTCAGCCGCACGAATATCGAAAACAAGGGCATGATTCCCTACACCGACTTCATAAGCAGCAAGGACGTCCCTGTAGGCCAGTCCAGCTTCCGCATTTACGCCGACACCGCCCGTTTTGTGACCGAAGAATACGGCCCGCTCGAAAAGAAGGCCATCAAGGGCGGCATCGAATGGAAGATCGACAATCCGGTCATTATCCGCAAGGAACTTTACATGCCCGTGTACCGCGACTTTGGCGCAGGCCTGATGCTTACCGGCAAGCAGGAATGGAAGAACGTGGGCGAAGATTACCAGAACCTAATCAAGCACCAGTTCAAGCAGGCCGTGAGCGTGCGTGAAAAGGCCCGCGAAGTCCGCGGTAGCAAGGCAAACGACAACGCCGTCAAGGCCATCGTGAACTTTGTACGCCACGATATCCGCTACCGCGACATTCGATTCGGTGGCCACAGCCTGATTCCGCAAACCGCCGAAGTCACGCTGAAAAAGCATCAGGGCGACTGCAAGGACATGGCGCTCTTGCTCAAGGAAATGCTCGAATCCATCGGCGTCAAGAGCTATCTCACCGCCATTCACCTGACCGAAGAAGGCTTTGCCGGTCTCCCGACTATCCAGCAGTTCAACCACATGATCCTCTACATTCCGGCGCAAGGTCAAGTCACCGAGCGATGGGTCGACGCCACCGACAAGACCGGCAACGATCGCCCCGTACCGCTCGACATGGAAGGCAAAGTCGCACTCGTGATCAACGACGACAGCAGCCACGTGGTCACCACGCCGATTTTGGAAGACAATCAGGAGCACCAGATTGGCATCGAGCACCGCCTGTTTATCGGAAACGACGGCGCCTGCGAATTCCGCGACTCGATTTCGCTGCAGGGCAAGTTTGCAAGCGTCATGCGTAACCGCTTCTTTGGCCGCGACGCCAAAGAACAGGAAAAGCTGATGGAAGACTTCCTCGCTTCGGGCATCCCCGACGTAAGCATCGGAAACATCCGCATCGAAAACCTCGCCGAATTCAACAAGCCGCTCGCCCTGATTGTGACTTACGCCTCCAAGGGATACTTCGGCCAGAACGGTTCTGAACTCAAGGGACGATTCCCGAACGTGTGGGAACGCAGCCTGTTCAAGCTCCCGAAGGTTTCCAAGCGCCACCACCCGATTCGCATGCCGCACGAAACGCAGTTTGCATACAAATTAAGTGTCACGGCAGCAAGCGGCAAGACAATCAAGATTACTGGCCCGAAGCCGCTTAACCGCGACCCGGATTACGTGAGCTACGAGAAGAATTTCGACGGCAAGAACAGCATCAAGTGGACCACCTTCGCACTCTACGCCGACCCGGCTGAATACAACAAGATTCGCGAGGAATGGACCTACTTGCTCAGCGAAACCAGCCCGATGATTGAGGTGAAATAA
- the hisS gene encoding histidine--tRNA ligase: protein MSISIPQLPKGTRDFYPEAERIQNYIFDTWRSVAESFAYEEYEGPMFEHLELYTGKSGEEIVSQLYNFKDKGDREIALRPEMTPTLARLVIQKARELKKPFKWFSMPRLFRYEKAQKGRLREFFQLNMDIIGTESIYAEADLMAAIATMLRKFGLKDGEFAIGVSSRKLLATYLEEIGAPNPALVYPVLDRRLKIGPEAFAKALADAGLSEDQVKKLDDFMSCKSIEEVKTKVHSENATAALAEIEDLFATLTAAGYGECVNLDLSIVRGLAYYTGIVFEVFDKGKSMRAIAGGGRYDSLTEKLGGERIPGVGFGMGDVVLADLLAEHKLLPSPKQSVDFYIASFTNDMKKVFETAQVFRNAAGNTNAKPFSVAHPLAAMKMGKQLDQANYQGAKIVVYVDGSKAAEGEFEYKDMRTGEMFVGNVTSIIERLKA from the coding sequence ATGAGCATTTCTATTCCTCAGTTGCCTAAGGGCACACGCGATTTTTACCCGGAAGCCGAGCGCATCCAGAATTACATTTTTGACACCTGGCGTAGCGTCGCCGAATCTTTTGCCTACGAAGAATACGAAGGCCCGATGTTTGAACATCTGGAGCTTTATACAGGCAAGTCCGGCGAAGAAATCGTAAGCCAGCTTTACAACTTTAAAGACAAGGGCGACCGCGAAATCGCACTCCGCCCCGAAATGACCCCGACGCTCGCTCGCCTCGTGATTCAGAAGGCCCGCGAACTCAAGAAGCCTTTCAAGTGGTTCAGCATGCCGCGCCTGTTCCGTTACGAAAAGGCTCAGAAGGGCCGCCTCCGCGAATTCTTCCAGCTGAACATGGATATTATCGGTACCGAAAGCATCTACGCCGAAGCCGACCTGATGGCAGCCATTGCTACCATGCTCCGCAAGTTCGGCCTCAAGGACGGCGAATTTGCGATTGGCGTCTCTAGCCGAAAGCTTTTGGCCACTTACCTCGAAGAAATCGGCGCCCCGAATCCGGCGCTCGTTTACCCGGTGCTTGATCGTCGCCTGAAAATCGGCCCCGAAGCATTTGCCAAGGCTCTGGCCGATGCAGGTCTCAGCGAAGACCAGGTGAAAAAGCTCGACGACTTCATGAGTTGCAAGAGCATCGAAGAAGTCAAGACTAAGGTGCATAGCGAAAACGCGACTGCCGCCCTCGCCGAAATTGAAGACCTGTTCGCAACGCTTACCGCAGCAGGCTACGGCGAATGCGTGAACCTGGACCTCTCCATTGTTCGCGGCCTCGCCTACTACACAGGCATCGTATTCGAAGTATTCGACAAGGGTAAATCCATGCGTGCTATCGCTGGCGGTGGCCGCTACGACAGCCTCACCGAAAAGCTCGGCGGCGAACGCATCCCGGGCGTTGGCTTTGGCATGGGCGACGTGGTGCTCGCAGACTTGCTCGCCGAACACAAGTTGCTCCCGAGCCCGAAGCAAAGCGTAGACTTCTACATCGCAAGCTTTACAAACGACATGAAGAAGGTGTTCGAAACCGCCCAGGTATTCCGCAACGCCGCAGGTAACACGAACGCCAAGCCGTTCTCGGTCGCTCACCCGCTCGCCGCCATGAAGATGGGTAAGCAGCTTGACCAGGCCAACTATCAAGGCGCCAAAATCGTCGTGTATGTCGACGGTTCCAAGGCCGCCGAAGGTGAATTCGAATACAAGGACATGCGCACCGGCGAAATGTTCGTAGGAAACGTAACCTCTATCATCGAGAGGCTGAAAGCATAG
- a CDS encoding GDSL-type esterase/lipase family protein, with the protein MMSPLKVLLSIISLFAVLGIIALIYPNDGIHVGDKTLRYPKLTEIFEKQSEADSLSDSTAAADPEEAIREMMEATKRQQFAAFSDSLKFYEDFFEKGRTRFDLPNNDPTWFDRFFLHLELAALESTVVHIVHYGDSQLEEDRISATIREDLQDEFGGAGPGMMPAIMTVPSQTTSHASSGALSRYILFGPKDEEADHSRYGPLAQLAKLNGDATITIQRRKERKGQFPHVGAYKTIRLLTNKSGRLKVRLNVNQTVVDTVGQNDDGTPKEKHSTKVVDAGEPTVDTYNKLKVYTWKLKDTTSIAKMYLSGNAEIYAIAADGAYGVAVDNVAMRGSSGTIFHRIDTELLAESYKAMNARLVIMEYGGNLVPSTSSSNIEWTKKLITRQIQAVQKANPDADILFIGPADMARQKDGQWQTYAALNMTIKALREVALDNGAAYWDMHRVMGGNGAMIKWVNKEPALGFTDHIHFTRRGAAYMGDLFCSALRMHYDYFKFRDRHNISDEKLKDIHKWSTEEQIEKEKNALPERTFLNVKRRTKKAKGGAKK; encoded by the coding sequence ATGATGTCCCCCCTAAAAGTCCTCCTTTCTATCATCAGCCTGTTCGCGGTGCTGGGCATTATTGCCCTCATCTACCCGAACGACGGTATTCATGTGGGCGACAAAACGCTCCGCTACCCGAAGCTCACCGAAATCTTCGAGAAGCAGTCCGAAGCCGATTCGCTCAGCGATTCTACCGCGGCGGCCGACCCCGAAGAAGCAATCCGCGAAATGATGGAAGCGACCAAGCGGCAGCAATTCGCCGCCTTCAGCGATTCCCTCAAGTTCTACGAGGACTTTTTCGAAAAGGGCAGGACACGATTCGATTTACCCAACAACGACCCTACGTGGTTCGACCGATTCTTCTTGCACCTGGAACTTGCAGCACTCGAAAGCACCGTGGTGCACATTGTTCACTACGGCGACTCGCAGCTTGAAGAAGACCGAATCTCGGCCACTATTCGCGAAGACTTGCAAGATGAATTCGGCGGTGCAGGCCCCGGCATGATGCCCGCCATTATGACGGTTCCGTCGCAGACCACCAGTCACGCCAGTTCGGGTGCGCTTTCACGCTACATTCTGTTTGGTCCCAAAGACGAAGAAGCGGACCACAGCCGCTATGGGCCTTTGGCACAGCTCGCCAAACTCAATGGCGATGCCACCATTACGATTCAGCGCCGCAAAGAACGCAAGGGCCAATTCCCGCACGTGGGTGCCTACAAGACGATTAGGCTCCTGACCAACAAGAGCGGCCGCCTCAAGGTAAGGCTCAACGTGAACCAGACCGTTGTAGACACCGTAGGTCAAAACGACGACGGAACGCCCAAAGAAAAGCACTCCACCAAGGTGGTCGACGCTGGCGAACCGACTGTCGACACTTACAACAAACTCAAAGTGTACACCTGGAAGTTAAAGGACACCACCTCGATCGCCAAGATGTACCTTTCGGGCAACGCCGAAATTTACGCTATCGCCGCCGACGGTGCTTATGGTGTAGCCGTCGACAACGTAGCCATGCGCGGTTCTTCGGGAACCATATTCCACCGCATCGACACCGAACTTTTGGCTGAATCTTACAAGGCCATGAACGCCCGCCTCGTGATTATGGAATACGGCGGTAACCTTGTGCCCAGCACCAGTTCCAGCAACATCGAGTGGACCAAAAAGCTTATTACCCGCCAGATTCAGGCCGTGCAAAAAGCGAACCCCGATGCCGATATTCTGTTTATTGGCCCCGCCGACATGGCACGCCAAAAAGACGGCCAGTGGCAGACCTACGCTGCACTCAACATGACCATCAAGGCGCTGCGCGAAGTAGCCCTGGACAACGGAGCCGCCTACTGGGATATGCACCGCGTGATGGGTGGCAACGGCGCCATGATCAAGTGGGTGAACAAGGAACCTGCACTCGGCTTTACCGACCATATTCACTTTACGCGCCGCGGTGCAGCCTATATGGGCGACCTGTTCTGCTCGGCACTGCGCATGCACTACGACTACTTCAAGTTCCGCGATCGCCACAACATTAGCGACGAAAAACTGAAAGACATTCACAAGTGGAGCACCGAAGAACAAATCGAAAAAGAAAAGAACGCTCTGCCGGAACGTACGTTCCTGAACGTCAAGAGAAGAACTAAGAAGGCCAAAGGAGGAGCTAAGAAGTGA
- a CDS encoding GDSL-type esterase/lipase family protein — protein MRFLTVALIAALTTSVLAADKGKHAPGAYNLDLSRYDFIDTTQNRIQFPKGNNSFTPFFNKMDTLVFENRGQVRILHIGGSHLQADVISGRIREHFIKEYPGASAGRGFVFPYSAARTNTPASYSSAYKGIWDMNKNVQSEIKKPLGLLGIAVSTSDPRAEITLLLDRYNSEPLWGETKFRLFGYSDNNDVVPVLRVDTMEIYGKLDTTSQSYVFESPRPIDTIQIFFRWMDSLQQATIAQFITDSLIQDSIARAKEDSLKKANGDTAQNKKEPEAPPAKIPNNVALPEVARDSMFQGECDVLDTACLAKLDSTNAAVAAPEAATPDSAKKNARPRFTLTGILTETNNPGITYTGVGINGAKVHDYFEEICPLFEKQLAYYKPDLVIFAIGINDANVEKFNDKQFRDDYDKLIARIKKVNPNAAIIFETNNDMYRKIKKKRFVQHPNGDVARKAFFALAEKYKAGVWDKFGIMGGLGSMAKWEKADLAKADKVHFKLAGYNLLGDLFYKAIINSYQEHIANLPAEKRKD, from the coding sequence GTGAGATTTCTGACCGTAGCCTTAATTGCAGCGCTCACCACAAGTGTACTCGCCGCCGACAAGGGGAAGCATGCCCCCGGCGCCTATAACCTGGACTTGTCCCGTTACGACTTTATCGACACCACGCAAAACCGTATTCAGTTCCCCAAGGGCAACAACTCGTTTACGCCGTTCTTTAACAAGATGGATACCCTAGTGTTCGAAAACCGCGGTCAAGTGCGCATTCTGCATATTGGCGGTTCGCACCTGCAAGCCGACGTGATCTCTGGCCGTATCCGCGAGCACTTCATTAAGGAATACCCAGGGGCTTCTGCCGGTCGCGGATTCGTGTTCCCCTACTCCGCCGCCCGCACCAACACGCCGGCAAGCTATTCCAGCGCCTACAAGGGCATCTGGGACATGAACAAGAACGTGCAAAGCGAAATCAAAAAGCCTCTCGGTCTTCTCGGCATTGCCGTAAGCACCAGCGACCCCCGCGCCGAAATCACGTTGCTTTTGGACAGGTACAATTCCGAACCACTGTGGGGCGAAACCAAGTTCCGCCTGTTCGGCTACAGCGACAACAACGACGTGGTACCCGTGCTCCGTGTAGACACCATGGAAATTTACGGCAAGCTGGACACCACAAGTCAAAGCTACGTGTTCGAAAGCCCGCGCCCTATTGATACCATACAGATTTTCTTCCGCTGGATGGATTCCCTACAGCAGGCGACTATCGCGCAGTTCATTACCGACTCGCTGATTCAAGATTCCATTGCCCGCGCCAAAGAAGATTCCCTGAAAAAGGCAAACGGCGACACCGCCCAGAACAAAAAAGAACCCGAGGCACCTCCCGCCAAGATTCCAAACAACGTAGCGCTCCCCGAAGTGGCGCGCGATTCTATGTTCCAGGGTGAATGCGATGTACTCGACACCGCCTGCCTTGCCAAGCTCGATTCCACAAACGCCGCCGTGGCCGCCCCCGAAGCAGCCACGCCCGATTCGGCTAAGAAAAACGCCCGCCCGCGCTTTACGCTCACCGGCATTCTCACCGAAACAAACAACCCGGGCATCACCTACACCGGTGTAGGCATCAACGGCGCCAAGGTTCACGACTACTTTGAAGAAATCTGCCCGCTGTTCGAAAAGCAGCTCGCCTACTACAAGCCCGACCTGGTGATTTTCGCCATCGGCATCAACGACGCGAACGTCGAAAAGTTCAACGACAAGCAATTCCGCGACGATTACGACAAGCTTATCGCCCGCATCAAAAAGGTGAACCCCAACGCAGCCATTATCTTTGAGACCAACAACGACATGTACCGCAAGATCAAAAAGAAACGTTTTGTGCAACACCCCAACGGCGACGTCGCCCGCAAGGCGTTCTTCGCCCTGGCCGAAAAGTACAAAGCCGGCGTATGGGACAAATTCGGAATTATGGGGGGGCTGGGTTCCATGGCCAAGTGGGAAAAGGCTGATCTCGCCAAGGCGGACAAAGTCCACTTCAAGCTGGCAGGCTACAACCTGCTCGGCGACCTGTTCTACAAAGCGATCATCAACAGCTACCAGGAACACATCGCAAACCTCCCCGCCGAAAAGAGGAAAGACTAA